One genomic window of Phycisphaerales bacterium includes the following:
- a CDS encoding GC-type dockerin domain-anchored protein, with protein sequence MNTQKVLAAAAILAAAGTTFAQVTPGPFAPDALEDMEGTGGGRTFLTSIFGGDVGVGGDLSFASVDFGDWQDFRAPGGPIQPSSGTIFGTIFGFGSVTFDFTGIGGITGFGFEASAAGVGSDDIEFFDLGGSSIGFFSDGDGYGPGDGSMEPKAWTSTVAIGSVTVTGPETAFDDFRYVQGDVPARILIYTESNGDDNEIAAADNLGLNYDLIRSDTAALNAALASGDYVFAIIHQPANNFAAGFDAELDAFVSGGNRVHFSFWNTDADPAIQSTLGIDSAVDFFAPRPVFNNASHPSWGGAASPVAVDGDDWNDNGDSLTGDEVVSTFDSASGDGATVVSNDNRTLANGFEYDSMESSGMTNLLEAQIAWVETAPPPPPPPGSLVIQFQSGNDGHLAAAVNSAGITPDLVLESDFPGLTAALNNPDYGVALVSNPCCFFDAGTPAAFDDFIDRGNVAHLSFWNMDAEPVLQDAFGVATAVDFFTPRSVFDNAGHPSWGSASSPVNPAIDPSPWNDNGDSMTADAGAEIVGTFDSTSGDGAIIVANGDATLFNGFDYDSMEDGAVRDLIEAQLGFIGTGADCYADFDDDGSLTIFDFLAFQNAFDGGDLAADCDEDGILTLFDFLCFQNAFDAGCD encoded by the coding sequence ATGAACACTCAGAAGGTTCTCGCCGCCGCCGCGATCCTCGCGGCCGCCGGCACCACGTTTGCCCAGGTCACCCCTGGCCCGTTCGCGCCCGACGCTCTCGAGGACATGGAGGGCACCGGTGGTGGCCGCACGTTCCTCACCAGCATCTTCGGCGGTGATGTCGGCGTCGGTGGCGACCTGAGCTTTGCCTCGGTCGACTTCGGCGACTGGCAGGACTTCCGCGCTCCCGGTGGCCCGATCCAGCCGTCCAGCGGCACGATCTTCGGCACCATCTTCGGCTTCGGCTCTGTCACCTTCGACTTCACCGGCATCGGTGGCATCACCGGCTTCGGCTTCGAGGCCAGCGCCGCCGGCGTCGGCAGCGATGACATCGAGTTCTTCGACCTCGGTGGCAGCAGCATCGGCTTCTTCAGCGACGGCGACGGCTACGGCCCCGGCGACGGCTCCATGGAGCCCAAGGCCTGGACCTCGACCGTGGCCATCGGCTCGGTCACCGTGACCGGTCCCGAGACCGCCTTCGATGACTTCCGCTACGTGCAGGGCGACGTTCCGGCCCGCATCCTGATCTACACCGAGAGCAACGGCGACGACAACGAGATCGCTGCTGCCGACAACCTGGGCCTGAACTACGACCTGATCCGTAGCGACACCGCCGCCCTCAACGCGGCGCTGGCCAGCGGCGACTACGTGTTCGCCATCATCCACCAGCCGGCCAACAACTTCGCCGCCGGCTTCGACGCCGAGCTCGACGCCTTCGTCAGCGGTGGCAACCGCGTGCACTTCTCGTTCTGGAACACCGACGCCGATCCGGCCATCCAGAGCACCCTCGGCATCGACAGCGCCGTCGACTTCTTCGCGCCGCGTCCGGTCTTCAACAACGCGTCGCACCCCTCGTGGGGCGGCGCCGCCAGCCCGGTCGCCGTCGATGGCGACGACTGGAACGACAACGGCGACAGCCTGACCGGTGACGAGGTCGTCTCGACCTTCGACAGCGCTTCGGGTGATGGCGCCACCGTCGTCAGCAACGACAACCGCACGCTCGCCAACGGCTTCGAGTACGACTCGATGGAGAGCAGCGGCATGACCAACCTGCTCGAGGCGCAGATCGCCTGGGTCGAGACCGCTCCGCCCCCGCCCCCGCCCCCCGGCAGCCTGGTCATCCAGTTCCAGTCCGGCAACGACGGCCACCTGGCCGCCGCCGTCAACTCCGCGGGCATCACCCCGGACCTCGTGCTCGAGAGCGACTTCCCGGGCCTGACCGCTGCCCTGAACAACCCCGACTACGGCGTTGCTCTGGTCAGCAACCCCTGCTGCTTCTTCGACGCCGGCACCCCCGCCGCCTTCGATGACTTCATCGATCGCGGCAACGTCGCCCACCTGTCCTTCTGGAACATGGACGCCGAGCCCGTGCTGCAGGACGCCTTCGGCGTCGCGACGGCCGTCGACTTCTTCACCCCGCGTTCGGTCTTCGACAACGCCGGTCACCCGTCGTGGGGCAGCGCCTCGAGCCCGGTGAACCCGGCCATCGATCCGAGCCCGTGGAACGACAACGGCGACAGCATGACCGCTGACGCTGGTGCCGAGATCGTCGGTACCTTCGATTCCACCTCCGGCGACGGTGCCATCATCGTTGCCAACGGCGATGCCACCCTCTTCAACGGCTTCGACTACGACTCCATGGAAGACGGTGCGGTCCGCGACCTGATCGAGGCCCAGCTCGGCTTCATCGGCACGGGCGCCGACTGCTACGCCGACTTCGACGACGACGGCAGCCTGACCATCTTCGACTTCCTGGCGTTCCAGAACGCCTTCGATGGTGGTGACCTGGCGGCCGACTGCGATGAGGACGGCATCCTCACGCTCTTCGACTTCCTCTGCTTCCAGAACGCCTTCGACGCCGGCTGCGACTAA